In Scophthalmus maximus strain ysfricsl-2021 chromosome 5, ASM2237912v1, whole genome shotgun sequence, a single window of DNA contains:
- the LOC118311709 gene encoding serine/threonine-protein kinase MAK-like encodes MPVMPEWTPLSGRRGSPLWTVTRYSTLRQLGDGTYGSVLLGKSRDTGELVAIKRMKRKFYSWDECLNLREVKSLKKLSHANVVKLKEVIRENDRLFFVFEYMEENLYQLMREREDKMFSEREIRNILFQVLSGLAFVHKHGYFHRDMKPENLLCMGPELVKIADFGLAREIRSQPPYTDYVSTRWYRAPEVLLKSSSYSSPIDIWAVGCITAELYTLRPLFPGNSEVDEIFKICQVLGTLKKSDWPEGYNLGASMNFRFPKCIPTGLRSLVPNASEQAIALMKDMLQWDPEKRPSAAQALRHPYFHVGQTLGAPLKNSEQHEAQTKRSEPKPLSPCGTDPESGGPSEARTGSRTSGRSLHRPLQEIPLPQNRMEPNAQQRATAGRQDPLSLGKLRQPLSWHHRGAAAGAENSVSGVRTGRRRWGQTSFKSVDSWDDGDGNGDDDDDDDDDDVDAGVSISKKPTRSSLRDRTLDGHSCRFPESKSNTVAKLPSNTGLKRTDSTSLSAKQHYLRQARYLPGINPKRNSSGVGSQATGRNLWDDPGPARGQRPGFPLDKDASLPELTAKQPVKGKALEDVDLSKDSFVSSTVSRTYKSPSQRTEPGAARQKTRLAPIEGVSASESDSVSPQTEEWASPTDFIVDLSSTADLRIDSKIKTKKNTLSLNKLAPSNEEYGGWRSRSVNPQFPGSSGGGGSSSVGRKTFSRSTNAQPVHGRVDWAAKYGGHR; translated from the exons ATGCCCGTGATGCCGGAGTGGACGCCGCTGAGTGGGAGGCGGGGCTCGCCTCTGTGGACCGTGACCCGCTACAGCACTCTGAGGCAGCTGGGGGACGGCACGTACGGCAGCGTGCTCCTGGGAAAGAGCCGCGACACCGGGGAGCTGGTGGCCATAAAGAG gatgaagaggaagttCTATTCCTGGGATGAGTGTTTGAATCTGAGAGAAGTGAAG TCTCTGAAGAAGCTGAGCCACGCCAACGTGGTGAAACTGAAGGAGGTGATCAGGGAAAACGACcgcctcttcttcgtcttcgaGTACATGGAAGAAAACCTCTACCAGCTCATGAGGGAAAG GGAAGATAAGATGTTTTCTGAACGTGAGATAAGGAACATTCTGTTCCAAGTGTTGTCGGGTTTAGCGTTTGTGCACAAACACG GGTACTTCCATCGGGACATGAAGCCGGAGAACTTGCTCTGCATGGGCCCAGAGCTGGTGAAGATTGCGGATTTTGGACTGGCAAGGGAAATCCGCTCCCAGCCACCGTACACCGATTATGTGTCCACGAGATG GTACCGAGCCCCCGAGGTTCTGCTGAAGTCCAGCTCCTACAGCTCGCCCATCGACATCTGGGCCGTCGGCTGCATCACGGCGGAGCTTTACACCCTCAGACCGCTGTTCCCCGGCAACAGCGAGGTGGACGAGATCTTCAAGATCTGCCAGGTGCTGGGCACGCTGAAGAAG TCGGACTGGCCCGAGGGCTACAACCTGGGCGCCTCGATGAACTTCCGCTTCCCAAAGTGTATCCCCACCGGCCTCAGATCGCTGGTCCCCAACGCCAGCGAGCAGGCGATCGCGCTGATGAAGGACATGCTACAGTGGGATCCCGAGAAAAGGCCGAGTGCCGCTCAG GCTCTGCGGCATCCGTACTTCCATGTTGGCCAGACGCTCGGAGCTCCTTTGAAGAACTCGGAGCAGCACGAGGCCCAGACAAAGAGGTCGGAGCCGAAGCCGCTGTCCCCCTGCGGGACAGACCCGGAGTCCGGCGGGCCGAGCGAAGCCCGGACGGGGTCACGGACCTCCGGCCGATCTCTGCACCGGCCTCTGCAGGAGATCCCCCTTCCTCAGAACCGCATGGAGCCGAACGCACAACAGCGAGCCACGGCGGGGCGGCAGGATCCTCTCAGCCTGGGGAAACTCAGGCAGCCACTGAGCTGGCACCAC CGAGGAGCAGCCGCCGGAGCGGAGAACAGCGTATCCGGAGTCAGGACTGGACGGAGACGATGGGGCCAGACGTCTTTCAAGTCCGTCGACAGCTGGGACGACGGCGACGGCaacggcgacgacgacgacgacgacgacgacgacgacgtggaCGCTGGAGTTTCCATCTCCAAGAAACCCACCAGAAGCTCCCTGAGAGACAGGACACTCGATGGACACAGCTGTCG ATTTCCAGAGTCAAAGAGCAATACAGTGGCAAAGTTACCAAGCAACACGGGGCTCAAGAGAACTGACTCCACGTCTTTGTCCGCCAAGCAGCACTACCTCCGCCAGGCCAGGTATCTGCCAG GCATTAATCCCAAAAGAAACTCCTCAGGAGTAGGAAGCCAGGCGACCGGCAGAAACCTGTGGGACGACCCGGGCCCAGCCAGAGGACAGCGCCCGGGCTTCCCCCTTGACAAAG ATGCCAGTCTTCCCGAGCTCACAGCTAAGCAGCCTGTGAAGGGAAAGGCCCTGGAGGACGTTGATCTTTCCAAAG ACTCATTCGTGAGCAGCACCGTCAGCAGGACGTACAAATCCCCCTCTCAGAGGACCGAACCGGGAGCGGCCCGACAGAAGACCAGACTGGCCCCGATTGAAGGCGTCTCTGCGAGCGAGTCCGACAGTGTCAGCCCGCAGACAGAAGAATGGGCGAGTCCGACGGACTTTA TAGTTGATCTGTCCTCAACTGCTGACCTGAGAATTGACTCCAAGATCAAAACGAAGAAGAACACGCTCTCTCTAAACAAACTGGCACCCTCAAATGAAG AGTACGGAGGGTGGAGGAGCAGATCTGTGAATCCTCAGTTCCCCGGatccagcggcggcggcggcagctcctCTGTCGGCAGGAAAACCTTCTCACGCAGCACCAACGCCCAGCCGGTGCACGGACGGGTCGACTGGGCCGCCAAATACGGAGGTCACCGGTAG
- the LOC118311715 gene encoding transmembrane protein 14C — protein sequence MALDWIGLSYSVLVTAGGIVGYVKAGSAASLAAGLLFGLLAAVGAYLASQDPKNVWLSLGTSGCLAVVMGLRFLSSWKFMPAGLMTLASGLMMAKIITGMLKRPHQS from the exons ATGGCTCTGGACTGGATCGGGCTCAGTTACTCTGTTCTGGTGACAGCAGGAGGAATCGTTGGTTATGTGAAAGCAG GCAGCGCCGCCTCTCTGGCTGCAGGGCTCCTGTTCGGCCTGTTGGCCGCAGTCGGCGCTTATCTGGCATCTCAAGATCCCAAGAATGTCTGGCTCTCGCTAG GCACCTCAGGATGCCTGGCCGTCGTGATGGGACTGAGATTCCTCAGCTCCTGGAAGTTCATGCCGGCCGGTTTAATGACCTTGGCCAG TGGACTGATGATGGCCAAGATAATAACTGGGATGCTGAAGAGGCCGCACCAGTCCTGA